In Chloroflexota bacterium, one DNA window encodes the following:
- a CDS encoding sialidase family protein, translating to MPVEGDYECFSDDWRRTNPDLVFFLPKQPPEWVEAVDHVLVSETPGGDLLAIWTYGTKQDASDHTVLYARSEDGGRSWSEPGEFDPPGPKPGQATCFGFPVISRTGRIYAFYNKGTGVGLSYQTSFLRCSYSDDDGRTWTPGGVDISYRRTILSHPDPSIGTNSIVWQKPIRDALDRVLVGYTEWASPAARQVTGVRRPDGKVQYYRSDCRCQFMRFDNIDEDPDPRDVKITWLPDDEELITVPLESDPDAPEGSSFCQEPAPVLLPDDRLMTVMRTRNGQIWYTVSDDHGHSWRPTEMLRYRDGGEPMENPVSPTPLYRLNDGRYLQLLQNHDGWGYGSVGIGDSNSSRRPQFISLGEYRPDAHQPIWFSDPVLLFDTNCVGVPPFYKWWLSMYASLTELNGERIFWYSDRKVFGLGRYITDEMLAEMPVPE from the coding sequence ATGCCGGTCGAGGGCGACTACGAGTGCTTTAGCGACGATTGGCGCCGCACGAATCCTGACCTGGTCTTCTTCCTGCCCAAGCAGCCGCCGGAGTGGGTGGAGGCGGTGGACCACGTGCTGGTGTCCGAGACGCCGGGCGGCGATCTGCTGGCCATCTGGACCTATGGCACCAAGCAGGACGCCTCGGACCACACGGTGCTCTACGCGCGCAGTGAGGACGGCGGGCGCAGCTGGTCCGAGCCGGGCGAGTTCGACCCGCCGGGACCCAAGCCCGGCCAGGCGACGTGCTTCGGGTTTCCGGTGATCAGCCGCACGGGCCGCATCTATGCCTTCTACAACAAGGGGACGGGCGTCGGGCTCAGCTATCAGACCAGCTTTCTGCGCTGCAGCTACTCCGACGACGACGGCCGCACCTGGACGCCGGGCGGCGTGGACATTTCCTACCGGCGCACGATCCTGAGCCATCCCGACCCGAGCATTGGCACAAACTCCATCGTGTGGCAGAAGCCGATCCGGGACGCGCTGGACCGGGTCCTGGTGGGCTACACCGAGTGGGCCTCGCCGGCGGCGCGGCAGGTAACCGGGGTGCGCCGGCCGGACGGCAAGGTGCAGTACTACCGCAGCGACTGCCGCTGCCAGTTCATGCGCTTCGACAACATCGACGAGGACCCGGATCCGCGCGACGTGAAGATCACCTGGCTGCCGGACGACGAAGAGCTGATCACCGTGCCGCTCGAAAGCGACCCGGACGCCCCGGAAGGCTCGTCGTTCTGCCAGGAGCCGGCGCCGGTGCTGCTGCCGGACGACCGGCTGATGACGGTGATGCGCACGCGCAATGGGCAGATCTGGTACACGGTTTCGGACGACCACGGCCACTCGTGGCGGCCCACGGAGATGCTCCGGTACAGGGATGGCGGCGAGCCGATGGAGAACCCGGTGTCCCCGACGCCGCTCTACCGCCTCAACGACGGCCGCTATCTCCAGCTGCTCCAGAATCACGACGGGTGGGGCTATGGCTCGGTAGGCATCGGCGACTCGAACAGCAGCCGCCGGCCGCAGTTCATTTCGCTGGGCGAGTACCGCCCCGACGCGCATCAGCCGATCTGGTTCAGCGACCCAGTGCTGCTCTTTGACACCAACTGCGTGGGCGTGCCGCCGTTCTACAAATGGTGGCTCTCGATGTACGCCAGCCTGACGGAGCTGAACGGCGAGCGGATCTTCTGGTACTCGGACCGCAAGGTGTTCGGGCTGGGTCGCTACATCACGGACGAGATGCTGGCGGAGATGCCGGTGCCGGAATGA
- a CDS encoding exo-alpha-sialidase produces MPVEGDYACYSKDWRRTDPDLVLHLPTRVPEHPEHQDHVLVDYTPGGDLLAIWTLAYEPDARDYGVYFARSSDHGHTWTEPAQIHEAGTAGQVSSFGFPVIASSGRIYCYYNRSVGYGENALNAVLRCRYSDDDGHTWIDGGVDIEYRRTPIDHPDPTVPPMGIVWQKPIRDAKGRHVVAFTRWAAQYITPKPYVPHMGDRPNGMFREFRCEFLRFENIDEGPDPTDVQITWLPEDENLIQVPVSFEPQASDGYTFCEEPGLVLLPDGRLFAEMRTANGELWYTVSDDAEALTWRPTEVLRFRDGGEPMLNPNSPSPMYRLEDGRYLLLFQNHDGWGYGGKGPLALESRRPQFLAVGEYRPEAHQPVWFSEPLLLFDTHKVGVFPLFMWWLSMYSSLTERDGRRILWYTDRKLFSLGKYITDEMLEPLTVPV; encoded by the coding sequence ATGCCGGTTGAAGGCGACTACGCCTGCTACAGCAAGGATTGGCGGCGCACGGACCCGGACCTGGTGCTCCACCTGCCCACGCGGGTGCCCGAACACCCCGAGCACCAGGACCACGTGCTGGTGGACTACACGCCGGGCGGCGACCTGCTCGCCATCTGGACCCTGGCCTATGAGCCGGACGCACGCGACTACGGCGTCTACTTCGCCCGCAGCTCGGATCACGGCCACACCTGGACCGAGCCGGCGCAGATTCACGAGGCCGGGACGGCCGGCCAGGTCAGCAGCTTCGGCTTTCCCGTCATTGCGTCCAGCGGGCGCATCTACTGCTACTACAACCGGTCCGTCGGCTACGGCGAGAACGCTCTCAACGCCGTGCTGCGCTGTCGCTACTCCGACGACGACGGCCACACCTGGATCGACGGCGGCGTCGACATCGAGTACCGCCGCACGCCCATCGATCATCCCGATCCCACGGTTCCGCCCATGGGGATCGTCTGGCAGAAGCCGATTCGCGACGCCAAGGGGCGCCACGTGGTGGCGTTCACCCGCTGGGCCGCGCAGTACATCACGCCCAAGCCCTACGTGCCGCACATGGGCGACCGGCCCAACGGCATGTTCCGCGAGTTTCGCTGCGAGTTCCTGCGCTTCGAAAACATCGACGAGGGACCGGACCCCACTGACGTGCAGATCACCTGGCTGCCCGAGGACGAGAACCTGATCCAGGTGCCGGTCAGCTTCGAGCCGCAGGCCTCCGACGGCTACACCTTCTGCGAGGAGCCGGGGCTGGTGCTGCTGCCGGACGGCCGCCTGTTCGCCGAGATGCGCACCGCCAACGGCGAGCTCTGGTACACGGTGTCGGACGACGCCGAGGCGCTCACCTGGCGTCCCACCGAGGTCCTGCGCTTTCGCGATGGCGGAGAGCCCATGCTCAACCCCAACTCGCCGTCGCCGATGTATCGGTTGGAGGACGGGCGCTACCTGCTCCTCTTCCAAAACCACGACGGCTGGGGCTATGGCGGCAAGGGACCGCTCGCGTTAGAGAGCCGCCGCCCGCAGTTCCTGGCCGTCGGCGAGTACCGGCCGGAGGCCCATCAGCCGGTGTGGTTCAGCGAGCCGCTGCTGCTGTTCGACACGCACAAGGTGGGCGTCTTTCCGCTCTTCATGTGGTGGCTGTCCATGTATTCCAGCCTCACCGAGCGCGACGGGCGCCGCATCCTCTGGTACACCGACCGCAAGCTGTTCTCGCTGGGCAAATACATCACCGACGAGATGCTGGAGCCGCTGACAGTCCCGGTGTGA
- a CDS encoding amidohydrolase family protein, with protein sequence MTSDAPIVVDAHNHYWVIGKSHLNWMDDSIPDTLRRTYTPSTLKPRMDAAGVHRSVIVEASTEWAEQPWYLDLCDEYDFVVGVIANLDLTASDLEAKLEKLAASPWFKGLRAGAENMPDTAWLARDDVRRGIRTVVSRGYIVELLVKTPHLPHIPTIARENDGGKLIVDHMAKPPFESGDLSAWHEGMRALAPYEHLRVKVSGLLTECPSSPTTATIQPAVDTVLDAFDIDRLIWGSDWPVALMAAPYEDTFERVTAALGGLSPSERAALLGGNAIDFYELA encoded by the coding sequence ATGACGTCTGACGCGCCCATCGTTGTCGACGCCCACAACCACTATTGGGTGATCGGGAAGTCCCACTTGAATTGGATGGACGACTCCATCCCCGACACGTTGCGCCGGACGTACACCCCGTCCACCCTCAAGCCGCGCATGGACGCCGCGGGCGTGCATCGCTCGGTCATCGTCGAGGCGAGCACGGAGTGGGCCGAGCAGCCCTGGTACCTGGACCTGTGCGACGAGTACGACTTCGTCGTCGGCGTGATCGCCAACCTGGATCTTACGGCCTCGGATCTCGAAGCGAAGCTGGAAAAGCTTGCGGCCAGTCCCTGGTTCAAGGGCCTGCGCGCCGGGGCCGAGAACATGCCCGACACCGCCTGGCTGGCCCGCGACGACGTGCGCCGCGGCATCCGTACCGTGGTCTCGCGCGGCTACATCGTGGAGCTGCTGGTCAAGACGCCGCACCTGCCCCACATCCCCACGATCGCGCGGGAAAACGATGGCGGGAAGCTGATCGTGGATCACATGGCCAAGCCGCCGTTCGAATCGGGCGACCTCTCGGCGTGGCATGAGGGCATGCGCGCGCTGGCGCCCTACGAGCACCTGCGGGTGAAGGTTTCGGGCCTGCTCACCGAGTGCCCCTCGTCGCCGACCACGGCAACCATCCAGCCGGCGGTCGACACGGTCCTCGACGCGTTCGACATCGACCGGCTGATCTGGGGCAGCGACTGGCCGGTGGCCCTGATGGCCGCCCCCTACGAGGACACGTTCGAGCGGGTCACGGCCGCACTGGGCGGGCTCAGCCCCAGCGAACGCGCGGCGCTGCTTGGCGGAAACGCCATTGATTTCTACGAGCTTGCATGA
- a CDS encoding flavin monoamine oxidase family protein, giving the protein MSSMTMRLTKRQFLRLVGSAAGVAATYHTMNTLGLLGPASAQAATPDLPNGSGFGKRVVILGAGISGMTAAYELSKAGYHCTILEATNRAGGRNLTARAGDVIHEVDSRQWVDFDHEDHLYANLGPARIPYHHRAILGYCKAFGVELEMFTNDNRAAFFHNAERFGGQPVVGRRVMTDQRGYIAELLAKAINRNALDDDLTADDKERLLPMLVEFGGLDADYLYAGSNRAGYQGESVNAGLAPGDVNDPLDFSELLRSEFWEYKLHFSQFLNQNPTLFQPVGGMDAIAKAFETRVRRIIRYNSPVEEIRKTADGARVVHRNQRSGVSEAVDADYVICTIPAPVLKDIPNDFTPETQAAIESVAFVPAVKIGFQARRRFWEDDHAIYGGISWTDQDITQIWYPANGYHREKGVVMGAYIWDDFPGQGERWANMTPPERLRTAIAEGEHLHPGYAQEIESGISRAWLKAPYQLGAWPESYQPPAEILAPDGPIYFAGDQVTALPGWQEGAALAAHAVVNAIHARIMAG; this is encoded by the coding sequence ATGTCATCGATGACGATGCGGCTGACGAAGCGGCAGTTCCTGCGGCTGGTCGGATCGGCCGCCGGCGTGGCGGCGACCTACCACACCATGAACACGCTGGGCCTGTTGGGCCCGGCGAGCGCGCAGGCGGCGACGCCGGACCTGCCGAACGGCTCGGGCTTCGGCAAGCGCGTGGTGATCCTGGGCGCCGGCATCTCCGGCATGACGGCCGCCTACGAGCTATCCAAGGCGGGCTATCACTGCACCATCCTGGAAGCCACCAACCGCGCCGGCGGTCGCAATCTGACGGCTCGCGCGGGTGACGTGATCCACGAGGTCGACAGCCGGCAATGGGTGGACTTCGACCACGAGGACCATCTCTACGCCAACCTCGGCCCGGCCCGCATCCCCTACCACCACCGCGCCATCCTTGGCTACTGCAAGGCGTTCGGCGTCGAGCTCGAGATGTTCACCAACGACAACCGCGCCGCCTTCTTCCACAACGCCGAGCGGTTTGGCGGGCAGCCGGTCGTGGGGCGGCGGGTGATGACCGACCAGCGCGGCTACATCGCCGAGCTGCTGGCCAAGGCCATCAACCGCAACGCGCTGGACGACGACCTGACCGCCGACGACAAAGAGCGGCTCCTGCCCATGCTGGTCGAGTTCGGCGGCCTGGACGCCGACTATCTTTACGCTGGCTCGAATCGCGCCGGCTACCAGGGCGAGAGCGTCAATGCGGGGCTCGCGCCGGGTGACGTCAACGATCCCCTGGACTTCAGCGAGCTGCTGCGGTCGGAGTTCTGGGAATACAAGCTCCACTTCAGCCAATTCCTCAACCAGAATCCGACCCTGTTTCAACCCGTGGGCGGCATGGACGCCATCGCCAAGGCCTTCGAGACAAGGGTCAGGCGGATCATCCGCTACAACAGCCCCGTCGAGGAGATCCGCAAGACTGCCGACGGCGCCCGCGTGGTCCACCGGAACCAACGCAGCGGAGTCAGCGAAGCCGTCGACGCCGATTACGTCATCTGCACCATCCCCGCGCCGGTCCTGAAGGACATCCCCAACGACTTCACGCCCGAGACCCAGGCCGCCATCGAGTCCGTCGCGTTCGTTCCCGCCGTCAAGATCGGCTTCCAGGCTCGCCGCCGCTTCTGGGAAGACGACCACGCCATCTATGGCGGCATCTCGTGGACCGACCAGGACATCACCCAAATCTGGTATCCGGCGAACGGGTACCACCGCGAGAAGGGCGTCGTCATGGGCGCCTACATCTGGGACGACTTCCCAGGCCAGGGCGAGCGCTGGGCGAATATGACCCCGCCGGAGCGCCTGCGGACCGCCATCGCCGAGGGCGAGCACCTCCACCCCGGATATGCCCAGGAGATCGAGTCGGGCATCAGCCGCGCCTGGCTCAAGGCGCCCTATCAGCTCGGTGCCTGGCCCGAGAGCTACCAGCCCCCCGCTGAGATCCTCGCCCCCGACGGCCCGATCTACTTCGCCGGCGACCAGGTCACCGCACTGCCGGGCTGGCAGGAAGGCGCCGCCCTGGCGGCCCACGCGGTGGTGAACGCCATCCACGCGCGGATCATGGCGGGCTAA
- a CDS encoding beta-galactosidase: MAQDNRFGIPGVPFPVGVEYYRPPTPKPEVWDEDFARLSAAGLRVVRSFPYWQWFEPSPGVYEMDDIDLLFDTAEKHGLYVWLDVPTATHGAGPDWLLRHYPDMQVVNYRNELVVQDAHPAYAQGAQVHCFDHPEFRRLAGDFLRHAINRYKDRPNLLIWGIWDGPNLSSAWAAQGGGFPCYCVHTLALYKAWLRKQFTLDELNVVFDRRFRRWEDVEPPRSNRNVVEMRWYRRFHHENIADYLKWMMDLANSIDPVHEKRAHGGWRPQPKDEYCAPLVDSWGMSMSSNHLLTVDDPNFIADRALGFDWSRQVGRNGRWWNEEIYAGMSRGGVTWKKQSHPCEQTMLLWMTLIGGAAGAMFWQYRPEYLSFESPGYNMVALDGEPTPRFRAVVEALEQIEGLSDHLPLEVPRADVAIVYDAHAHELFQFGEQDERFMADFRGVYRTLWLRGIPADPVTPKMDWSGYRLLVLPNVALMDDATRDRLARTLDEDPEVQVLIEGSFGTYSHDGQSSYNPPEGFADRIGVRVADLSAVTETDIANGRNVLETPHGPVPVTTTCGYAILEPQGSTEAIAHLGDQTVAVRSGDGRITWYGLTLSAGFDDVAIPAVVQGAVDDAGVSAPVDVDGDPIVPVLRRSKQGGWLIFTQNLSRQGASATLRPAWPVSEVTDLIAHAPVAIDDSGFQVTMEPWSVGVFHCNEA; this comes from the coding sequence ATGGCGCAGGACAACCGATTCGGCATCCCCGGCGTGCCGTTTCCCGTCGGGGTGGAGTACTACCGCCCGCCCACGCCCAAGCCCGAGGTCTGGGACGAGGACTTTGCGCGACTCAGCGCCGCCGGGTTGCGCGTCGTGCGCTCGTTCCCTTACTGGCAGTGGTTCGAGCCGAGCCCCGGCGTCTACGAGATGGACGACATCGACCTGCTTTTCGACACCGCCGAGAAGCACGGGCTCTACGTCTGGCTGGACGTGCCCACGGCCACTCACGGCGCCGGTCCCGACTGGCTGCTGCGCCACTACCCCGACATGCAAGTCGTCAACTACCGCAACGAGCTGGTCGTGCAGGACGCGCACCCGGCCTATGCCCAGGGCGCCCAGGTCCATTGCTTCGATCACCCCGAGTTTCGCCGCCTGGCCGGCGACTTCCTGCGGCACGCCATCAACCGCTACAAGGACCGGCCCAATCTGCTGATCTGGGGCATCTGGGACGGACCGAACCTGTCGTCGGCCTGGGCGGCCCAGGGCGGTGGTTTCCCCTGCTACTGCGTGCACACGTTGGCGCTCTACAAGGCCTGGCTGCGGAAGCAATTCACCCTGGACGAGCTCAACGTGGTGTTCGACCGCCGCTTCCGCCGCTGGGAGGACGTCGAGCCGCCGCGCTCCAACCGCAACGTCGTCGAGATGCGCTGGTACCGGCGCTTCCATCACGAGAACATCGCCGACTATCTGAAGTGGATGATGGACCTGGCGAACTCTATCGACCCCGTGCACGAAAAGCGCGCCCACGGCGGCTGGCGGCCGCAGCCGAAGGACGAGTACTGCGCCCCGCTGGTCGACAGCTGGGGCATGTCCATGTCGTCCAACCACCTGCTGACCGTGGACGACCCGAACTTCATCGCCGACCGGGCCCTCGGCTTCGACTGGTCACGCCAGGTGGGGCGCAACGGGCGCTGGTGGAACGAGGAGATCTACGCCGGCATGTCGCGCGGTGGCGTGACCTGGAAGAAGCAGTCGCACCCCTGTGAACAGACCATGCTGCTCTGGATGACGCTGATCGGCGGCGCGGCCGGCGCCATGTTCTGGCAGTACCGGCCCGAATACCTGAGCTTCGAGTCGCCCGGCTACAACATGGTGGCGCTGGACGGCGAGCCCACGCCCCGTTTCCGAGCGGTGGTCGAGGCCCTGGAGCAGATTGAGGGGCTGAGCGATCACCTGCCGCTGGAGGTACCGCGCGCCGACGTGGCCATCGTCTACGACGCCCACGCGCACGAGCTGTTCCAATTCGGCGAGCAGGACGAGCGCTTCATGGCCGACTTTCGCGGCGTCTACCGCACGCTCTGGCTGCGGGGAATCCCGGCGGACCCGGTCACGCCCAAGATGGACTGGTCCGGTTACCGGCTGCTGGTGCTGCCGAACGTGGCGCTGATGGACGACGCGACGCGCGACCGCCTGGCGCGCACGCTCGACGAAGACCCTGAGGTCCAGGTGCTGATCGAGGGCAGCTTCGGCACCTACTCGCATGACGGCCAGTCCAGCTACAACCCGCCCGAGGGCTTCGCCGACCGGATCGGCGTGCGCGTGGCGGACCTCTCGGCAGTCACCGAGACCGACATCGCAAACGGGCGCAACGTCCTCGAGACGCCCCACGGCCCGGTACCCGTCACGACCACGTGCGGCTACGCCATCCTCGAACCTCAGGGCTCGACCGAAGCCATCGCCCATCTGGGTGATCAGACGGTTGCCGTGCGCAGCGGAGACGGCCGCATCACCTGGTACGGCCTCACCCTGTCCGCGGGATTCGACGACGTCGCCATTCCCGCCGTCGTGCAGGGCGCGGTCGACGACGCGGGCGTCAGCGCCCCGGTCGACGTCGACGGCGACCCCATCGTGCCGGTTCTCAGGCGATCGAAGCAGGGCGGTTGGCTCATCTTCACGCAGAACCTGTCGCGGCAGGGGGCCTCGGCCACGCTGCGTCCGGCTTGGCCGGTGTCGGAGGTCACGGACCTTATCGCGCACGCCCCGGTCGCCATCGATGACAGCGGCTTCCAGGTCACCATGGAGCCCTGGAGCGTCGGCGTGTTCCACTGCAACGAGGCCTAG
- a CDS encoding DUF262 domain-containing protein, whose translation MPVQRYSVNQYPIETLLTWIKTDEIAIPEIQRPFVWNAAKVRDFIDSLYNGYPVGYLIAWRNHDVRLKDGTQSAGKRILIDGQQRVTALLAALLGEQVVTKAYKRTRVSIAFHPGEERFEVTNAAIRRDRGWIADISTMFSSDVKILQILDQYCNANPAADRDKSYECLEKLRGITSNHLGLIELNSDLEVETVAEIFVRINRQGVTLNAADFAMSKMAATEQHNGHLLRKCIDYFCHLAVAPEAYSNLANDGDFASTEYFRTLEWLKHEKDDLYDPSYTDMLRVAFTSRFKRGSLEDLVALLSGRNFETRVFEEATAQKSFETLENGILSYMNETNFKRFTMILRSAGFVDSSLIRSHNTVNFAYILYLTLREQQEAPHRIERLVRRWFVMSILTGRYTGSPETAFGVDIGNIDSQGAAAYLDTIERGELSSAFWDVGLPQQMDSSVASSPYVNVYLASQIRAQDKGFLSRDITVRDLIEGQLHIHHVFPRNYLRQHGLQRRRYNQIANYVVMQPEINIAIGDNAPSAYFSELWHQCNNGQTRYGGITDADELKDNLGSHCIPGGMDSATAGDYDRFLIERRRLMAGKMHDYYVAL comes from the coding sequence ATGCCCGTACAACGCTATTCGGTAAACCAATATCCAATCGAGACCTTACTCACCTGGATCAAGACGGATGAGATCGCTATCCCAGAGATCCAAAGACCATTTGTTTGGAACGCGGCTAAGGTGAGGGACTTCATAGACTCTCTCTACAACGGCTATCCCGTCGGTTATCTGATCGCATGGCGGAACCACGATGTTCGACTGAAGGACGGAACTCAGTCGGCAGGCAAGCGCATATTGATCGACGGTCAGCAGCGCGTAACCGCGTTACTGGCTGCACTGCTTGGCGAGCAAGTAGTCACCAAGGCCTACAAGCGCACCCGAGTTTCCATAGCTTTTCACCCCGGTGAAGAACGCTTCGAAGTAACGAATGCGGCAATTCGCCGCGACCGCGGATGGATCGCCGATATCTCTACCATGTTCTCGTCAGACGTTAAGATATTACAGATATTAGATCAATATTGTAACGCGAATCCAGCGGCAGACCGGGACAAATCCTACGAGTGCCTTGAGAAGCTTCGCGGGATTACCAGTAACCATCTCGGCCTAATCGAGTTGAACTCGGATCTTGAGGTGGAGACCGTGGCGGAGATCTTCGTGCGCATCAACCGCCAGGGAGTGACGCTCAATGCGGCCGATTTCGCAATGTCCAAGATGGCGGCAACCGAACAGCACAACGGCCACCTGCTACGCAAGTGCATCGATTACTTCTGCCACCTTGCAGTTGCTCCGGAAGCGTACTCGAATCTAGCGAACGATGGAGACTTTGCCTCCACTGAGTACTTTCGTACATTGGAGTGGCTGAAGCACGAAAAAGACGACCTTTATGATCCCTCATATACAGATATGCTGCGGGTCGCATTCACATCACGGTTCAAGCGCGGAAGCTTAGAAGATTTGGTTGCACTACTCTCGGGCCGTAATTTCGAGACCCGAGTCTTTGAAGAAGCAACGGCGCAGAAGTCATTCGAGACACTTGAGAATGGCATCCTGAGCTATATGAACGAGACTAACTTCAAGCGGTTTACTATGATCCTACGCTCTGCTGGATTCGTAGATTCGTCTTTAATACGGTCCCACAATACTGTAAATTTTGCTTACATACTCTATCTGACACTACGTGAACAGCAGGAAGCTCCTCATCGGATAGAACGGCTCGTTCGCCGTTGGTTTGTGATGTCAATCCTGACTGGCCGGTATACTGGCTCTCCTGAAACCGCCTTCGGCGTCGATATTGGCAACATTGATTCGCAAGGCGCAGCTGCCTATCTTGATACCATCGAACGCGGTGAGCTCTCAAGCGCGTTCTGGGATGTTGGTCTGCCTCAACAGATGGATTCGTCTGTGGCTAGCAGCCCTTATGTCAACGTTTACCTTGCCAGTCAAATAAGAGCACAGGACAAGGGATTTCTCTCGCGCGACATAACCGTTCGTGACTTAATCGAAGGTCAACTGCACATTCATCATGTTTTCCCCCGAAACTACTTGAGGCAGCATGGGTTGCAACGAAGGCGGTATAATCAGATTGCGAATTATGTAGTGATGCAGCCGGAAATCAACATCGCAATTGGAGACAATGCTCCATCGGCATATTTTTCCGAGCTATGGCACCAATGTAACAATGGGCAGACTCGGTACGGAGGGATTACTGACGCCGATGAACTGAAAGACAATCTTGGTTCTCACTGCATCCCTGGCGGGATGGATTCGGCTACAGCTGGAGACTATGACCGGTTTCTTATAGAACGGCGAAGGTTAATGGCTGGAAAGATGCATGATTACTATGTGGCTCTATAG
- a CDS encoding RES family NAD+ phosphorylase, translated as MLDPRIVERIDSIEPVGFGGRAYRHVSPTHSSMSGEGARLHGGRWNPPRSFPTLYLALDRPTMLAELKRTALRFGIPPESLLPRAVYRFYIALHHCLDLRDASGREAVGLSLDAIRSDDLRRCRKVATAAHYLGLEGLLAPSATGAGFTIAIFTDRLRPDSCIEPGDAEILNALPQPWT; from the coding sequence GTGTTGGACCCGCGGATCGTCGAACGCATCGATTCGATCGAGCCAGTTGGTTTTGGCGGCCGCGCCTATCGGCACGTTTCCCCGACACACTCGTCCATGTCGGGCGAAGGCGCCCGGCTACACGGCGGACGGTGGAACCCACCAAGGAGCTTTCCCACGCTCTACCTGGCGCTGGACCGTCCCACGATGTTGGCGGAACTGAAGCGTACGGCGCTCAGATTCGGAATTCCGCCCGAGAGTTTGCTGCCGCGAGCGGTCTATCGCTTCTACATAGCGCTCCACCATTGTCTCGACCTGCGGGATGCGAGCGGCCGGGAGGCTGTGGGTCTGAGTCTCGATGCCATTCGCAGCGACGACTTGCGGCGATGTCGAAAGGTCGCAACGGCGGCGCACTACCTCGGTCTCGAAGGATTGCTGGCGCCGTCCGCCACGGGCGCGGGTTTCACGATCGCCATCTTCACGGACCGGCTCCGGCCGGACTCATGCATAGAGCCGGGCGATGCCGAGATTCTGAACGCGCTGCCCCAACCCTGGACCTGA
- a CDS encoding ion transporter, whose amino-acid sequence MYSRIKRRAYEIVEPTPEGDRPSHFFDMALITLISLNLLAIALETISPLDERAGGAFLVFEIVSVAIFTVEYLVRVWACTEDPAFAHPIKGRLRFAIQPMVLMDLIAILPFYIPLLVTADLRFVRSLRLLRVFRLVKITRYSESMTIVGSVLRSRREVLLSTLFVTFVLLFMASVLMYLAERDAQPEGFSSIPAAMWWGMVTLTTVGYGDLAPATPVGRILGAVVALFGIGLFALPAGILGSAFVDEIEARRSARQVQACPHCGKPIGDHASSDT is encoded by the coding sequence ATGTATAGCCGGATCAAGCGCCGCGCCTACGAGATCGTCGAGCCGACGCCCGAAGGCGACCGCCCAAGCCACTTCTTCGACATGGCCCTTATCACGCTCATTTCGCTCAACCTGCTGGCGATCGCCCTCGAGACGATTTCGCCCCTTGACGAGCGGGCCGGCGGCGCCTTTCTTGTCTTCGAGATCGTATCCGTGGCGATCTTCACGGTGGAATATCTCGTGCGCGTCTGGGCGTGCACGGAAGATCCGGCCTTCGCCCACCCAATAAAGGGACGGCTGCGGTTTGCGATTCAGCCGATGGTGCTGATGGACCTGATCGCCATCCTTCCGTTCTACATCCCGCTGCTGGTGACGGCCGACTTGCGCTTCGTGCGCTCGCTGCGGCTGCTGCGAGTCTTCCGGCTGGTCAAGATCACGCGCTATTCCGAGTCCATGACAATCGTCGGCTCGGTCCTGCGCAGTCGTCGCGAGGTGTTGCTCTCCACCCTGTTCGTCACCTTCGTCCTCCTGTTCATGGCGTCGGTGCTGATGTACTTGGCGGAGCGCGACGCGCAGCCCGAAGGCTTCTCGAGCATTCCGGCCGCCATGTGGTGGGGCATGGTGACGCTGACGACCGTGGGCTATGGCGACCTGGCGCCGGCGACGCCGGTCGGTCGCATTCTGGGCGCCGTGGTCGCGCTGTTTGGCATTGGGCTCTTCGCCTTGCCCGCCGGAATCCTGGGGTCGGCCTTCGTGGACGAAATCGAGGCCCGCCGGTCCGCGAGGCAAGTGCAGGCGTGCCCCCATTGCGGCAAGCCCATCGGCGACCACGCGTCATCCGACACATGA